CATCCGCCTCGAGCCCCTCACGCACGAGGTGCTGCTCGAGCTGCGCGACGCGATCGGCGTGCCCGAGGTGTTCGCGGGCGGCTACTGCGGCGGCCCGGCGGCGCTCGACGCGTCGGATGCGGGATGGATCGCGTGGGCCGAGCGCACGTACCCGTGGCACGCGCGGCCGTTCGCGATCCGCCTCCGCAGCGAGGGTCGCCTCGTGGGCACGACGTCGCTCGCCGACCTCGACGAGGCCACCGAGCAGGCGCACGTCGGCTGGACCGCCTACGCCCCCGACGTCTGGGGCACGGCCGTGAACCCCGAGGCGAAGCTGCTCGTGCTCGGCCACGCGTTCGCGCACGGCTTCGGTCGCGTGCGCATCCAGGCGGATGCAGCCAACCACCGCTCGCGCGCAGCGATCGCTCGGCTCGGCGCCACGTACGAAGGCGTGCTGCGGCGCATGCGACAGGATGCGGCGGGCACGTGGCGCGACGTCGCGGTGCACTCGATCCTCGTCGACGAGTGGCCCGCGGTGCGCGACGCCCTCACGCAGCGGGTGCGCACGGCGCGGAGGCCGTAGGACCCACCAACGATCGGGCTCCCACCAGCTGGTCGAGGAGGCCCCGAGCCGGAGGCGAGGAGCCGTCACGAGACCTCGCGACGTGCCCGCTGCACGCGACCACGCGCGTGACTGGGCGGGAGCGGCGGTCGCGTGGTCTCGTGACGCGTGCTCGCTGCGCTCGCGCGCTCCTCGACCGGCTGCTGACGGGCGTCAGCCCGGCAGCCCACCCGCCCGCGACGCGCGCACCGCATCCAGCGTCGACCGGCCGATCGCGAGCACGACCATGCGGCGCGCGGCCGCGGCGAGCACGACGAACAGCAGCACGTTGCGGATCGTGAGCAGCACCACGGCCCACGCCTGCAGGTCGACGAGCGCCATGTAGGCGATGGGGAAGATGATCGTCGTCAGCAGCCCCGTCGACAGCAGCACCGCCGTCATGCGGCGCCACCAGCGCTGCGCGACGCCGTCGACGGTCGCGAGGGCGGCGACGGCGACGGGCAGGATCCACAGCATGTACTGCGGCGAGCCGACGCGATTGCACGCGAACATCGCCACCGTGATCACGAGCGCCGCCGTCAGCAGCGTCTCGTGCCGGTCGGCGCCGCGGCGCACGGCGACCTGCGCGAGCACGAGCGCCGCGATCGTCGCGAGCAGCATGAGGGGCGTCGACGCCTCCTGCGCGAGCCCGTCGAGCGGGCCGACGACCTCGCGCGTCGCGAGCGCCACGTTCTGGAACACCGCGGCGTCGCGCACGTCGAGCATCGCCATCCACACCCACGGCGTCGCGAGCGGCGCCTCGAGCTGCAGGTTGCGGTCGTCCTGCATCATCGCGAACGAGCCGAGCAGTCCGGCGTTGCCGAGCGCGATCGCCATGACGACGACGCCCGCCGTCACGACGAGTCCCGCTTGCAGGATGCGCATGCGCTCGTGCATGACGACGAGCGCGCCGCCGATGAGCGCGGCGGGCCACACCTTGATCCACGTCGCGACGGCGAGCAGCGCGCCGGCGACCCACGGCCGCCGCGCGAGCAGCGAGATCGCGATGATCACGAGCGGCGCCGTGACGCCCTCGAGCCGCAGCAGCGCCACGGGTGCGAGGGCCAGCAGCATGCCGAGCCACGCCCATCCGGCGATGATGGCGCGCGTCGATCCTGAGGCGAGCAGCGAGCGCAGCGCGAGCGCGTCGAGCACGCCGATCATGCCGATCCACATCGCCAGGTAGGCGGGCGCGGTCGCGATGTTCGCGAACCCGATCGGCAGCCACGCGAGCAGCGGGTACACCCACTCCTCGTCGACGCCCACGATGCCGCGGCCCTCGAACGCATCCATCGCCCACTCGCGGTACAGCGGCAGGTCGCCGAGCGTGTCGCCGGCGAGCATGTGGCCGGCGAGCACCGCGATGGTCGCGGCCTGCAGCACGCCGAACGCGATCCACACCGTGCGGGCCTCGCGCCACCGCGGCGCGAGCGTCGCGATCTGCCTCGTGTGCCGCAGCGCGCGCGCCTGCGCCCGCTCGGCCAGGGTCGTGCCACGCGTGGTCGTTCGCTCGATCGTCGCCATCGCTGGCCACGGTAGGTGCGCGACCTGCGGATCGAGGCCCGCAGCGGCGACTCGACCGCGGCCCGTCACCGAACGTTCATCCGGCGCCGGGGCGCGCGTCGCCGACGCCGCGGAGCCCGGATGCGCAGACGGGCGGCCGTAGGCTGGGGCCGTGTCCGCACTCGACGAGCTCGACCGTTACCGCAGCAGCATCGACAACCTCGACGCCATCCTGATCCACACCCTCGCGGAGCGCTTCAAGCTCACGCAGGCCGTGGGTGCGCTGAAGGCGGCCGAGGAGATGCCGGCGTCCGATCCCGCGCGCGAGCAGCGGCAGATCGACCGGCTGCGTCGCCTCGCCGAGGAGTCGGGCCTCGACCCGGCGTTCGCGGAGAAGTTCCTGAACTTCGTCATCGCCGAGGTCATCCACCACCACGAGCAGCACGCCGCCGGCCAGATCTGAGCGGCGGCTCGCTGCCCACGATCGAGCTGCGCGGCCACGTGGCCGAGGCGCTGCTGCCGGAATGGGCGAAGCGCGAGGCGTGACCTGCGATCGCAAGGCAGTTGGCGACGTCGAGCGACGCTTTCGAAGGACTCGACGCGCAGTAGACTGCGAATCGCAGGCTGGAATGGTCCAGCATCTGCTGAGGAGCACGCATGAGCACCCTTCGCGTCGGCATCGTCCAATTCGCGCCCACCGCCGATCCCGCCGAGAACGTCGCGACGCTCGAGCCGCTCGTGCGCCGCGCCGCCGAGCAGGGGGCGACGCTCGTCGTCTGCCCAGAGTCGTCGATCGCGTTCGACGCCGACGACCTCGACCTCGCCGAGCGCGTGGCGCAGCCGCTCGACGGCCCCTTCGTCGCACCGCTGCTCGCGCTCGCGACCGACCTCGGCATCGACCTCGTCGTCGGCACCTACGAGCTGCGCGCCGACGGCCTGCCGTACAACTCCTCCGCCTTGCTGCGGCGCGACGGCACCGTCGCCGCCTACCGCAAGGTGCACCTGTACGACGCGTTCGGCTATCGCGAGAGCGACCACATCGAGCCCGGCCCGATCGAGGCGCCGTGGACGCTCGCCGACGGCGACCTGACCGCAGGCACCTTCACCTGCTACGACCTGCGGTTCCCCGAGAGCGCTCGCGCCGCGGTGGATGCGGGCGCCGACGTGCTCGTCGTGCCGGCGTGCTGGGCGCCTGGCGTGCGCAAGCTCGACCACTGGACGACGCTCGTGCGCGCCCGCGCGATCGAGAGCACGAGCTGGGTCGTCGCCGCCGACCAGGCCGTGCCGAACGGCATCGGCCACTCGATGGTCGTCGACCCCGACGGCGTCGTGCGCGGCTCGCTCGGCGAGGGCGTCGGCGTGCTCGTGGTCGACGTCGACAGCGAGGCGATCGCGGCGACGCGCGCCCGCGTGCCGAGCCTCGCGGGCCGCCGCCTGGGCGTGCCGATGCCCACCGCCTGACCGCATCCGCTGGTCTGCGTCTCGCGGGCGATTCCGCCTCTGAAGCGAACATTCCCCTCAAGGCCCGGAATCGCCTGCAATACGCAGAGAGCCACGGATGCGGGTGTTGCGTTTCGCAGGCGATCAGGGTGGGCAGAGGGGTATCTTCCCTCCGCCACCCCGAATCGCCTGCGAAGCGCAGACGGCGCGGGGCTACTGCTGCGTGAGCAGACGGCGCACGACGTCCTCGCCGAAGTCCAGCGCGTCGAGCGGCACGCGCTCGTCGACGCCGTGGAACATGCGCGGGAACGCGAAGTCGGCGGGCAGGCGCAGGGGGATGAAGCCGTAGCCGCGGATGCCGATGCGGCGCAGCGGCTTGGCGTCGGTGCCGCCGGGGATGAGGTGCGGCAGCACGACGGCGCCGGGGTCGACCTCGGCGATGATCGCCTGCACCTGCTCGGCGACGCGACCCTCGAACGGCGTCTCGAAGGCGTCGAGCTCCATGAGCACGCGCACCTCGATCTCGGGCCCGACCACGGAGCGCACGTGCGCGAGCGCCGCATCCTCGCGTCCCGGGATGAACCGCAGGTCGACGACGGCCGTTGCCGTCTCGGGCACGACGTTCTCCTTGTACCCGGCGGCGATCTTCGTGACGTTCGACACGTCGCGCAGGCCGGCGCGGATGCGCGTCGCCGAGGGGCCGGCCACGAGCGCGAGCTCCTCGGGCGTCGCGGATGCGGGCAGCCCCGCGAGCTCGCGCAGGCGCTCGAGCAGCGTCGCCGTCGTGTCGGTCATGACGAGCGGCCACTCGATGGCGCCGACGGCGCGCACGGCCTCGGCGATGCGCAGCGTGGGGTTGTCGATCGCGGGCAGCGAGCCGTGGCCCGACACGCCGCGCGCGACGAGCTCGAGCCAGTACGCGCCCTTCTCGCCCGTGTTCATGAGGTACGCGCGCTGTCCGTCGACCGTGATCGAGTAGCCGCCGCCCTCGCTGATGGCGGTGTCGACGCCCGCGAACGCCTCGGGGTGCTCGGCGGCCATCCACTCGGAGCCGAACTCCGTGCCGCCCTCCTCGTCGGCGAAGAACGTCAGCACGACGTCGCGCTGCGGCTGGAAGCCCTCCGCGACGAGGCGGCGCACGGCGGCGAGCATCATCGCCGCGAAGTCCTTCATGTCGATGGCGCCGCGGCCCCACAGCATGCCGTCGTCGATGACGCCGTCGAACGGCGGATGCGTCCACGTCGTGGGGTCGGCGGGCACGACGTCGAGGTGCGCGTGCAGCATGAGGGCAGGCAGCGTCGAGTCGACGCCCGCCCAGCGCGCGACGAGGTTCGTGCGGCCGGGTGCGCGCTCGTAGCGCGTCGAGGGGATGCCGAGGTCGTCGAGGATGGCCTGCACGTAGTCGGCGGCAGGCTCCTCGGGGCGAGTGAGGTCGCCACCGTGGTTCGACGTGTCGATGCGGATGAGGTCGCGCAGGATGCGCGCGACGTCGGCCAGCTCGGAGTCGGCGGGCTGCGGCGCGAGGCTCACGACGCGAGCGCCTTGGCGGAGGCGAGCGCCCCCGAGAACGCGAGGCGCAGCGCCGTGAACTCCTGCAGCACGCCGATCGTGTGCGCGCCCTCCTCGATCGCGAGGCGCTGCTCGGTCTCGCTCCAGGCGGGCATCATCCACGGCTTGCCCGCCGCGCGGGCGGCGCGGGCGATGGCGCGCAGCGACGCGTCCGAGAAGTCGTCGAAGACGTAGCCGCCACCGCCGCGGCGCGCGAAGAGGTCGCCGGGGCCCACGAAGACGCCGTCGACGGTGTCGAGCGCGAGGATGGCCTCGACGTCGTCGAGCGCTGCGGGGTCCTCGATCATGGGCAGGCACAGCGTCTCGCGGTTGTGCCTCGGCGCCCATTCGGCGTCGAAGCCGATGTAGTCCATCGTGCGGCCGCCGGCGAGCGAGCGGTCGCCGAGCGGCGGCAGCTTCGCGAGCCCGCAGACCTCGGCAGCCTGGGCGACGTCGAGGATGTGGGGGATGATGACGCCGTCGGCGCCGAAGTCGAGCGCCTGCTGGATGGGGGAGCGCTCGGGGGCGCCGACCTTCACGAGCATCGTCATGCCGAGCGCCTTGACGAACGGGATGGTGCGGTTGAGATCGGCGAGGTCGAAGCTCCCGTGCTCGACGTCGAAGATCACGGTGTCGTACCCGGCGCGGGCGACGATCTCGAGTCCGGCGACGTTCGGGGTCGAGAACCAGGCTGCGAACTTCGGGGTGGTCATGGTGCGATCCGTCCTGCGCTCGCGAGCGCGTCGAGTGCGGCGAGGTCCTCGGGCGGGAGGATGAGCTCGGCGAGGGTCGTCTCGCCCGCGCGCACGCGGGCCATGGCGGGCGGCTCCCACGCCATCATGCCGCGCACGCGGTCGACGAGGCCGGCGAGCACGTCGGGCTCGGCGAAGAGCACGCCGTTCTCGTCGGCCATCGCGATCATGCCGGCGCGCACGCTGGCGCCGCCGATCGTGACGGGCACGTTGATGCCGCCCTGCACGGGCCGATCGGGCTGCGTGCGGGTGGTGAAGGGCGCGAGGCCGCGGCCGAGCACGACCATGCCGCTCTCACGCAGCTCGACGACGTCGGTGACGGTGCCCTCGACGGCGACGC
The sequence above is a segment of the Agrococcus jejuensis genome. Coding sequences within it:
- a CDS encoding GNAT family N-acetyltransferase — encoded protein: MTARIPDPATLEGDVIRLEPLTHEVLLELRDAIGVPEVFAGGYCGGPAALDASDAGWIAWAERTYPWHARPFAIRLRSEGRLVGTTSLADLDEATEQAHVGWTAYAPDVWGTAVNPEAKLLVLGHAFAHGFGRVRIQADAANHRSRAAIARLGATYEGVLRRMRQDAAGTWRDVAVHSILVDEWPAVRDALTQRVRTARRP
- a CDS encoding chorismate mutase: MSALDELDRYRSSIDNLDAILIHTLAERFKLTQAVGALKAAEEMPASDPAREQRQIDRLRRLAEESGLDPAFAEKFLNFVIAEVIHHHEQHAAGQI
- a CDS encoding carbon-nitrogen hydrolase family protein yields the protein MSTLRVGIVQFAPTADPAENVATLEPLVRRAAEQGATLVVCPESSIAFDADDLDLAERVAQPLDGPFVAPLLALATDLGIDLVVGTYELRADGLPYNSSALLRRDGTVAAYRKVHLYDAFGYRESDHIEPGPIEAPWTLADGDLTAGTFTCYDLRFPESARAAVDAGADVLVVPACWAPGVRKLDHWTTLVRARAIESTSWVVAADQAVPNGIGHSMVVDPDGVVRGSLGEGVGVLVVDVDSEAIAATRARVPSLAGRRLGVPMPTA
- a CDS encoding M20/M25/M40 family metallo-hydrolase — protein: MSLAPQPADSELADVARILRDLIRIDTSNHGGDLTRPEEPAADYVQAILDDLGIPSTRYERAPGRTNLVARWAGVDSTLPALMLHAHLDVVPADPTTWTHPPFDGVIDDGMLWGRGAIDMKDFAAMMLAAVRRLVAEGFQPQRDVVLTFFADEEGGTEFGSEWMAAEHPEAFAGVDTAISEGGGYSITVDGQRAYLMNTGEKGAYWLELVARGVSGHGSLPAIDNPTLRIAEAVRAVGAIEWPLVMTDTTATLLERLRELAGLPASATPEELALVAGPSATRIRAGLRDVSNVTKIAAGYKENVVPETATAVVDLRFIPGREDAALAHVRSVVGPEIEVRVLMELDAFETPFEGRVAEQVQAIIAEVDPGAVVLPHLIPGGTDAKPLRRIGIRGYGFIPLRLPADFAFPRMFHGVDERVPLDALDFGEDVVRRLLTQQ
- a CDS encoding HpcH/HpaI aldolase family protein, which codes for MTTPKFAAWFSTPNVAGLEIVARAGYDTVIFDVEHGSFDLADLNRTIPFVKALGMTMLVKVGAPERSPIQQALDFGADGVIIPHILDVAQAAEVCGLAKLPPLGDRSLAGGRTMDYIGFDAEWAPRHNRETLCLPMIEDPAALDDVEAILALDTVDGVFVGPGDLFARRGGGGYVFDDFSDASLRAIARAARAAGKPWMMPAWSETEQRLAIEEGAHTIGVLQEFTALRLAFSGALASAKALAS
- a CDS encoding RraA family protein: MSVAPDVRILPAPAVDDALLETLRGLDLPTFGHILEDGFARGIQRIAGGETLTVGRVVTVKLVVTDSRLVHYMTSLVQPGDFVVVDNGHNTTHASVGGGVAGALAARGAVGVAVEGTVTDVVELRESGMVVLGRGLAPFTTRTQPDRPVQGGINVPVTIGGASVRAGMIAMADENGVLFAEPDVLAGLVDRVRGMMAWEPPAMARVRAGETTLAELILPPEDLAALDALASAGRIAP